In Maribacter dokdonensis DSW-8, the DNA window GTGTCCACCGCTTATGAGGCGGGCTGTTGCGGATACCGTGCACACCGGTGCTTTGTAGGTTATGGCTGGCGCAGCTTGGTGGTCAATCCGGCCGATATATTCAGGCGGGGCAAGGAGCGCCATACCAAGACGGATAGGATCGATGCCCAACTCATAGCACGGGAGCTCAAGGACGGCAGGTTGAGCGGTATTTGTGTGCCGGACAAGTGCAGGGAACAACTGCGGAGCCTTTTCCGTCGCAGGAACGATCTGGTCAAGGATATGCGCCAGATCAAGAGCTATATCAAGATGCAGTTGCTGTATTACGGTATAAGGATACCCCAAGAATTCGATAACGACCATTGGAGCCATAAGTTCAGGGATTGGCTCGATGAACTGGATTTCGGGTACGATACGGGCAATGAGGTCCTGCGTAGCCGTATGCGCAGTTTTCGGTTCATCGACCGGGAATTCCGGGAAGTTTCTACCTTATTGCGCCGGTATACCAAGAAACACTTTAAGAAAGATTATATGCTTTTACGGAGCATTCCCGGTATAGGTCCCATAGTGGCCAGTGGTATTTTGAGCGAATTGGGCGACCTGCGCCGTTTCGGTAATATCAAACATTTGGCCGGATATGTAGGTC includes these proteins:
- a CDS encoding IS110 family RNA-guided transposase produces the protein MNTQITATPKLFIGIDIHKRSWKVHCATDLSSGKTFSMPPDAELLYEYVAKHYTGYEVSTAYEAGCCGYRAHRCFVGYGWRSLVVNPADIFRRGKERHTKTDRIDAQLIARELKDGRLSGICVPDKCREQLRSLFRRRNDLVKDMRQIKSYIKMQLLYYGIRIPQEFDNDHWSHKFRDWLDELDFGYDTGNEVLRSRMRSFRFIDREFREVSTLLRRYTKKHFKKDYMLLRSIPGIGPIVASGILSELGDLRRFGNIKHLAGYVGLAPGIYQSGDTIRHTGVSMRAHRLIRSYFIEASWQAIRTDPVMQGYYRKHHGKNVKSVIVKVARKLLSRTLAVIKTETPYAIGVLE